The following coding sequences lie in one Hippoglossus hippoglossus isolate fHipHip1 chromosome 14, fHipHip1.pri, whole genome shotgun sequence genomic window:
- the LOC117774918 gene encoding neuronal tyrosine-phosphorylated phosphoinositide-3-kinase adapter 1, protein MSSGSAQDVAVEHFLRDIERRSKRLHCAVIGCEEERPRSDMNLLYRKSRLDWRQRDQEGSKKSSTQNDPSATVGKVRDLASFRRHFRMGFMTMPASQDLSPHSCASAMAPRSQSCHAVGAGDTSLDNDDYSDTQSQHGCRCPPAKPKRHPSTRLTSSSADSRGHPETPPPTHSQTKHSEKKNVMKKSDSGEIGTKKVPPLKPKRSPSTQLTFDTLPPRVPPSATSLPFQATDSQIQRGDGDDEPVYIEMVGQVFTRDSQTATPHPVTPVATTPDSDSDQSEAIYEEMKYPSQEDRDSHRHLPPKHEKLKNSKHYHVTPSSSSSSSSLPRPSSSSPSYSKPKATVSISHSSPLPSSASSTPIPQVLSTSPHTPRAPTPYLLQGSKSESETNTKIPAPFPNLLQHRPPLLAFPQPAAASSGVGVQNKGSASAKMGTQTSSATTQASISSSASSNLPISLSGSKESSGGSSQQDKHNRDSQLGPAPGLRARSHSTPLPPSSKSTSPFSHHHHHPHHRPSHYHHYRKPERGDSPAPIKGSSQTSNQATAQTQTSSTGKEGKSVSFLLKSDKGERDKDRDRDKDRDRDRDRDRDRVRDSHRERDSHRERDGHRERDSHRERDSHRDRDSHRDRDSHRERDRDKEKDKDRDRDRDRDKERERERDRDRDGGPHSLPIECLTASSSQTSQSNTSSTPTPLSSSQRPHSRPHLRSHTPHGLPAYKPPSSDSPLLWTYPSGGFRRPPAYESLRGSSQTPSLQQPLSLTGVGERVSKSNGGSGSHHSKVGFMPWDSSASLTADEGSYWPMQRKLSFSHGSRETEKDEGRAWNGSADALLRMDKEELGLGSRGGHSGIPVHFSGATSRALGHSESLAGVDNSLGFRALPRLGLPLPCQTFPACRNGEVGRLGRSSSAAGVRQVGGGDVQRQSSLPAREALNQMHGLAQPQAPCSPSSPSVSRQQQQLQLHQQQLQLKQQLQQLQKQHHLQLQFQQLAQLAQGQPHVSGGTTQSTMQSQRDGKLLEVIERKRCLCKEIKAHRRPDKSLCKQDSMPILPSWRRTPEPRKTGTPPCQRPQAVVWDTAI, encoded by the exons ATGAGCTCTGGCTCAGCCCAGGATGTGGCAGTCGAGCATTTCCTGCGTGACATAGAGAGGCGAAGCAAGCGGCTACACTGCGCTGTGATCGGATGCGAGGAGGAGCGACCCCGCAGCGACATGAACCTGCTGTATCGTAAGAGCCGTTTGGACTGGAGGCAGAGGGACCAAGAGGGAAGCAAAAAGAG CTCCACCCAAAACGACCCCTCAGCTACCGTTGGGAAAGTCCGTGACTTGGCTTCTTTCCGCCGACACTTCCGGATGGGTTTCATGACCATGCCGGCCTCCCAGGACCTGTCCCCTCACTCCTGTGCCTCTGCCATGGCGCCGCGCTCGCAGTCCTGCCACGCCGTCGGTGCTGGGGATACGAGTCTAGACAACGACGATTACTCTGACACCCAGTCCCAGCACGGTTGCCGCTGCCCCCCAGCCAAACCCAAACGTCATCCAAGCACTCGCCTCACCTCGTCATCCGCCGACAGCAGAGGACACCCTGAGACGCCgccacccactcactcacagacCAAACACTCCGAGAAGAAAAACG TCATGAAGAAGTCTGACTCTGGAGAGATTGGAACCAAAAAGGTGCCTCCTTTAAAGCCCAAGAGAAGTCCCAGCACCCAGCTTACCTTCGACACCCTTCCTCCACGCGTGCCTCCTTCTGCCACATCCCTGCCTTTCCAGGCAACAGACTCTCAGATTCAGAGGGGAGACGGGGATGATGAGCCAGTCTATATAGAGATGGTGGGCCAGGTGTTCACCAGAGACAGCCAGACAGCCACCCCCCACCCCGTCACCCCGGTGGCCACCACACCAGATTCTGACTCGGACCAGAGTGAGGCCATCTATGAGGAGATGAAATACCCGTCGCAAGAGGACAGAGATTCCCATCGACACCTCCCTCCCAAACACGAGAAACTTAAAAACTCCAAACACTACCACGttaccccctcctcctccagcagctcctcctctttaCCGCGCCCCTCGTCTTCCTCGCCCTCGTACTCCAAACCCAAAGCTACCGTGTCGATCTCTCATTCATCTCCTCTGCCTTCCTCCGCATCCTCCACCCCCATCCCGCAGGTCCTCTCCACCAGTCCACACACGCCACGTGCTCCCACTCCTTACCTGCTGCAAGGGAGTAAATCCGAGTCAGAGACCAACACCAAGATCCCGGCGCCTTTCCCCAATCTCCTGCAGCACCGGCCCCCGCTGCTCGCCTTCCCTCAGCCTGCAGCTGCCTCTAGCGGGGTCGGGGTGCAAAACAAAGGGTCTGCCTCTGCTAAAATGGGAACTCAAACCTCCAGTGCGACCACACAAGCCAGCATCTCCTCATCAGCCTCTTCTAATCTTCCTATATCACTGTCGGGCTCCAAGGAGTCGTCGGGAGGAAGTTCCCAGCAGgataaacacaacagagactCCCAGTTGGGTCCAGCTCCTGGACTGAGAGCCAGGAGTCACTCCACGCCCCTGCCTCCTTCCTCCAAATCCACCTCCCCTTTctcccatcaccaccaccacccgcaCCATCGCCCCTCACACTACCATCACTATCGCAAGCCAGAGAGGGGAGACTCCCCGGCTCCCATCAAGGGCAGCTCTCAGACTTCCAACCAGGCCACCGCCCAGACCCAAACCTCAAGTACAGGCAAGGAGGGCAAGTCTGTTAGCTTCCTCTTGAAGTCCGATAAAGGAGAGAGGGATAAGGATAGGGACAGGGACAAGGATAGGGACAGGGaccgagacagagacagagacagggttAGAGACAgtcacagggagagagacagtcacagggagagagacggtcacagggagagagacagtcacagggagagagacagtcacagggacagagacagtcacagggacagagacagtcacagggagagagacagagacaaggagAAAGACAAGGATAGAGAtagagacagggacagagataaggagagagagagagaaagggatcGGGATAGGGACGGAGGGCCTCACTCCTTACCGATCGAATGCCTCACTGCCAGTAGCAGCCAAACATCTCAAAGCAACACCAGCTCAACCCCAACGCCGTTATCCTCATCCCAGCGTCCTCATTCTCGGCCACATCTTCGCTCTCACACGCCACACGGCCTGCCAGCGTACAAGCCCCCCTCTTCAGACAGCCCCCTGCTGTGGACCTACCCCTCTGGTGGCTTCCGGAGGCCGCCGGCTTACGAGAGCCTGAGAGGAAGCTCTCAGACGCCGTCGCTGCAGCAGCCCTTGAGTCTCACCGGCGTAGGTGAAAGGGTATCCAAGAGTAATGGAGGGTCTGGGTCCCACCATTCAAAAGTTGGCTTCATGCCATGGGACAGCAGTGCCAGCTTAACCGCGGACGAGGGGTCTTACTGGCCTATGCAGAGGAAACTGTCCTTCAGCCATGggagcagagaaacagaga AGGATGAAGGGCGTGCATGGAATGGAAGTGCCGATGCCTTGTTAAGGATGGATAAAGAGGAGCTGGGGCTGGGGTCTCGAGGAGGCCACTCAGGCATCCCAGTCCACTTCAGTGGCGCCACCAGCAGGGCCCTCGGTCACAGTGAGTCCTTGGCTGGTGTTGATAACAGCCTGGGATTCAGAGCCCTGCCCAGATTAGGGCTGCCTCTTCCCTGCCAGACCTTCCCCGCCTGTCGCAATGGAG AAGTGGGGCGGCTGGGccgctcctcctctgctgctggagtGAGACAGGTGGGTGGAGGCGACGTCCAGAGACAGAGCAGTCTACCAGCACGAGAAGCCCTGAATCAG ATGCACGGTCTCGCCCAGCCACAAGCGCCCTGCAGTCCCAGCAGTCCAAGCGTGtctcggcagcagcagcagcttcagctccaccagcagcagcttcagttaaagcagcagctccagcagcttcagaaacagcaccacctgcagctgcagttcCAGCAGCTCGCCCAGCTGGCACAGGGACAGCCTCATGTCAGCGGAGGCACCACCCAATCCACAATGCAGAGCCAGAGAGACGGCAAGCTGCTGGAAGTCATAGAGCGTAAACGCTGCCTGTGCAAAGAGATCAAGGCCCACAGGCGCCCTGACAAAAGCCTGTGCAAGCAGGACAGCATGCCCATCCTCCCTAGCTGGAGACGGACACCTGAGCCTCGTAAGACTGGCACGCCACCCTGCCAGAGGCCGCAAGCCGTCGTGTGGGACACTGCTATCTGA
- the atp1b2b gene encoding sodium/potassium-transporting ATPase subunit beta-2b, with protein MAKDGEKSGWKEYIWNPRTREFLGRTASSWGLILLFYVVFYIFLAGLFALTMYVMLQTLDDHKPTWQDRLSTPGMVIRPKAGETFEITYNIQNTESWDMYTQTLDKFLAPYNSSDQAQKNDECTPDQYFEQEDSGSVKNNPKRSCQFNRTILEDCSGIQDRYYGYQSGKPCIIIKLNRVIGMKPGKNGQAPFVTCGAKREDSEKIGELMYFPPNGTFNLMYYPYYGKKAQVNYSQPLVAVKFLNITVNEDVNIECKINANNIPPGSERDKFAGRVSFKLRINTV; from the exons ATGGCAAAGGACGGAGAAAAGAGCGGGTGGAAGGAGTATATATGGAACCCCAGGACCAGGGAGTTTCTGGGCAGGACGGCGAGCAGCTGGG gTCTGATTCTTCTCTTCTATGTAGTTTTCTACATTTTCCTGGCCGGCTTGTTTGCGCTCACCATGTACGTCATGCTGCAGACCCTGGACGACCACAAACCCACCTGGCAGGACAGGCTCTCCACACCAG GCATGGTGATTAGACCCAAAGCAGGTGAGACCTTTGAGATCACCTACAACATCCAGAACACTGAGAGCTGGGACATGTACACTCAGACCCTGGACAAGTTCCTGGCAC CCTACAACAGCTCTGACCAGGCCCAGAAAAACGACGAGTGCACCCCGGACCAGTACTTCGAGCAGGAGGACAGCGGCAGTGTGAAGAACAACCCAAAGCGCTCCTGCCAGTTCAACCGCACTATCCTGGAGGACTGCTCTGGAATTCAGGACCGTTACTATGGATACCAGTCGGGCAAGCCATGCATCATCATCAAGCTGAATCGG gtgaTTGGGATGAAGCCAGGGAAGAATGGACAGGCTCCGTTTGTCACCTGTGGTGCGAAG AGAGAAGACAGTGAGAAGATTGGAGAGTTGATGTACTTCCCTCCAAATGGCACTTTCAACCTTATGTACTACCCTTACTATGGCAAGAAAGCTCAG gtgAACTACTCTCAGCCTTTGGTTGCCGTCAAGTTCCTTAACATTACTGTCAATGAAGACGTCAACATCGAGTGCAAGATCAACGCCAACAACATTCCCCCCGGAAGCGAAAGAGACAA